The following are encoded together in the Trichomycterus rosablanca isolate fTriRos1 chromosome 19, fTriRos1.hap1, whole genome shotgun sequence genome:
- the ube2j2 gene encoding ubiquitin-conjugating enzyme E2 J2, translated as MSSNINKRAPTTATQRLKQDYLRIKKDPVPYICAEPLPSNILEWHYLVRGPEKTPYEGGYYHGKLIFPREFPFKPPSIYMITPNGRFKCNTRLCLSITDFHPDTWNPAWSVSTILTGLLSFMVEKGPTLGSIETSDFTKRQLATQSLAFNIKDKVFSELFPDVVGEIKQKQQLQELNSRSQALPLPDVVPNSEAQNGHPALNGHVAAGNGQAPEPHQGNRNQGLLGGALANLFVIVGFAAFAYTVKYVLRSIAQE; from the exons atgAGCAGCAACATAAACAAGAGGGCACCCACAACAGCGACACAGAGATTAAAACAGGACTATCTTCGAATAAAAAAAGATCCTGTACCGTACATTTGTGCAGAACCTCTCCCTTCAAACATCTTGGAATG GCACTACCTTGTCCGCGGTCCTGAGAAAACTCCATATGAAG GTGGATATTACCATGGCAAGCTGATATTCCCCAGAGAATTTCCTTTCAAGCCACCAAGCATTTACATGATCACACCCAACGGTAGATTTAAATGTAATACAAG ATTGTGTCTGTCCATTACTGATTTCCACCCTGACACCTGGAACCCTGCATGGTCAGTGTCCACTATTCTGACTGGGCTTTTGAGCTTTATGGTTGAAAAAGGTCCCACTCTGGGCAGCATCGAGACGTCCGATTTTACT AAAAGACAGCTAGCCACTCAGAGCCTGGCCTTCAACATTAAGGACAAGGTGTTCAGTGAGCTGTTTCCAGATGTTGTCGGA GAGATCAAGCAAAAACAGCAACTACAAGAGTTGAATTCCCGCTCCCAGGCTCTACCACTGCCTGACGTGGTGCCCAACAGCGAAGCCCAAAATGGACACCCAGCTCTGAATGGACATGTGGCCGCAGGGAATGGCCAGGCTCCTGAACCTCACCAGGGCAACCGCAACCAAGGGCTCCTTGGAGGAGCTCTTGCTAACCTGTTTGTCATCGTTGGGTTCGCTGCTTTCGCATACACGGTCAAGTATGTGTTACGGAGCATCGCCCAGGAATAA